ATGGACAAAAACAttaattgattaaaattgaataatgGAGAAAATCAAAAGATAATCAATAAGATCGATTAGATGGAAGACTATTGTCCACTATATGCTAGTTTCCATATCTTTACACCAGCCAACCATGTCCAAGGTTAAAAAAACGTTGGGATCGACTCACATACGTATTAACAGGAACTTAAGCCTTCCCCTACTCAACTTATGGTTGCAATTGCAGAAAATTTTGAAATGTAATGGTCAGGCAGTACAAAAAGATCCTAAGCTTGCTGCTGTAAGGATGAGGAATAGGTACTGTGCCAGAGGGACTTCCCTAAAATGGCACTTCCGTGTACTGAAAGATATGCAGCATTTAACCTGCCAAAGCAACCGTGAATCTGTGAGAAATCTAAAAGAAGGCACTACAATATGATTGTATGCACGTCTCTTTCTCCCAACTTAAATAAAAAGGGTAATTAGTTACTTGTCAACATCAGGCATTGCCAGGGGATCATACAACTTGTCCCTTTGTTCCATGGTAGCCGATACGTCTTGAGCACCTTCAACCTAAAAATACGCAATCCATGTGAAGGTGTTGCTCAATTAAGTTATTCCTGGTGATAGGAACCAATACAACATATAAACAAcatgcatgtttggatcaacttatttcgtttcagaattaattttgggaCACAGAAACTACTCACAAAGTTTTTCCCCACTCCCCAGAAATTGATTTTAGCATCAGAATCAATTGTTGAAAGAATTCCAAACATacattataattaaaattagataacttactTGTTGGGGGTATTGTGCATAGCCAGCATATGCATACAATGAAGGATCATGAGTAGCCCCATAAGCATAGGAAGCTTCATAACCCTGTCCATAACCATAGTAGGCATTCCATTGACTTGGATCCATCTGTGGTGCCCAGCTACCAGGCATGTCCTAAAACAGTTAAGGGCCAAATTTTTGTCATTGCAAATGCAGTACTGGATAATGAGCAATTCAGCTAATCGGCTAGTCCGAGATATtaaactcaactcatatataaTCTTGAATATAGTAACATGTAGTAAATCAACCGTCACAATGTAAGTTGTAGTTGTGAAAAGGGGGGCTGTTGCTAAATGCTAATGCTCATGAACTATACATCAAGAGTAAGACGAAGCCTAGTAATTAATAAACACTATCTGACATCCTCCAAATAAAATACTTTCCCAAGTAAGATCCATATTTATACATGTAACTTCTATAATATCCATTTAAATTTCGTTTTCCTTTTCTATTAGCCCCTGTAAAAAACTCTGAATGTCTCACGTTGGGCATTTACACGTTCACATATCCGCTGCACAATCTCAAGATTGTTCAGTATAATATAGACTCATCATCTTGACATATCCCCAACAGCCGAACTTTTACAGCAAAGCATGGCAAGACATAAAGAGGGGGCAAAATTATACTGGAAACATGCATGGGTGCAAACTACCAACTTAGAAACTGTTGAAGACTAATAATATATAGATCGTAAGAGTTCCTGAAACTGGAACGCCCAAGGCTACAACATCGAAAACTTCTAAATAAGCATTTTGCCAATAAAGGAGCTATTTCTCTTAAGGAAAAATCACCTGTCTAGCTGTTGGGGTCCTGCCCCATGAAATTCGGATCACTTGTTGTCCTATTATCCTTCCCTGCATCTTCTGAATGGCTTCTTCAGCAGATGCTCTACAGAAATCAAATATGGGAAAGGTTAACAACCAGTATGCAATAggataaagaaaaaataataaagatcATGAAAGAGCTGAAAATGCACAACACAATCAGGTCACAGGATTTAGTTTCAAAATATCTCACATAAAAaattcacatgtttaaaaagaATGAGGGGAAAGAAGACCTAGCCCCAAATTGAACAAAACCATATCCTTTTCCAGCTTGAATTTTGACAGAGACTATCTCTCCGAATTGCAGAAAGTTTTGCTTCAGCTCCTCCTCTGAGATATTAAGATCCAAATTACCAACAAAAATCTGCAATGCAAAAAGTATGTAAGGGTACCATGGGAAATGGAAATCACAAAACTGTTAGGCCCACGTGACTTACAGTAGTATTATTTATATCATAATCTGGTGGAACTGTGTTCACAGGGGCAGTGTACGCAGGGATTGGATATATTGCTGCCAAGTGATCCACAGATTAGTATCTTTCCCAAGTTATACTAAATTGAAATGGCAGGATATTAAAAGCAACCAAAGCTTCAATTTCCAAATGCTGGTTTTGTTGTCCAAGGAAGTTCTAGTTGCATCATCATGAACTGTATATTAATATGACTAACAACATTGATGTTTAGTGGATTCTCATGACTTAGGTTAGGTAAAAAGAAGGCATACGAATTTTAGAACCCAACTATGCCAGTAATGCAAATAGTGCATCTTTAAATTTCATACACGATAGAGTTTTATGGTGTCACATGATCCATGTGGCCGAGTAGCCAACCTCACCTAATAGGAAAGCCTCACTAATTGTTGTTGAAGCTATATTTGGATTTCTTATGATAACGGGAATGGTATGAGATGGAATTGAATAAAATCACCATACCAATGCTTGATATTTTATGATGGAATGCAAGAATGTTTCCTTTCCACTGGATTATGCCAAAAACAGCCGCCGATAATTTTATCAAACTCACCTATAAGGAGAGCCTTTCAGCTAGAAAAAAACCATTTTACAAATAGAGTGGCCCCAATCCCATACCACTTTCTTAGTTTGTTAGCTTCCTAACCCAAGAAAAAAAGACTTGAAACGGTTTGAAACAGAACGTTATAGCCATGATCATTATGTATACCTATCATTCCATATCTACCATAAGTTCCCACAGACAAACAAACACACACATGCCTCGAATAAAATATCAAGAGAGTTAAATACGACTAGGAATCAGGTCCGTATGACAAATGCCAAAGATGTTAAGCACAGACAGGCATAAATTTTTGCAGTTTGACACAATGAAAAGCACATTGCATTGATAACTATCATTAACAAATCAAAGACAAGTGTACTTTTCGGAGCAGGTGCAGCAGCAGCATAAGGGTGTTGTTGAGTAGCAGCAGTCTTCTTAGGAGTGGCAGCACTAATCCGCATAGGCCTAGTAGAGCAATAAACACCATTCATCTCTGCCATAGCACGGTTCCTCTCATTCTCATCAGAAAACTTGACAAACCCATAGCCTTTAGAGCGGCCAGTGTTAGCGTCATTCACAACCTTAGCACCCCGAACCGAAGCGTAATTCACCCGAAAAGTCTCCTGAAGCAGATAATCAGTAACATCAGGAGCAAGATCACCCACAAAAATGGAATGCTCAGGACCCAAATCAGGACGACGCTCTCCGATTCCGAATGAAGCCCAATTCAGCCGGAAAGTTTGCTCCGTTCCGGGCATCTGAGTCCCGTTGAAGCTCTGAAGAACCCTTTCAGCTGCAGCGTGAGAAACGAACTCGATGAAACCATAACCCTCTGGTTGCCCTGTTAACTTGTTGCGAATGATTTTGATCGAAACTACCTGTGAAAgtgaaaacccagaaaaaagtTTGGATTTTATTTTGTGGGTTAGTGGTGAAATGGTGGTTGATGAATGAATGGTGAGGTGGGTAGTGTGGAGTGGAGTGTTTACCTCGCCGGTGTGAGCGAAGCAGTGAGTGAGGTAGTTTTCGTCGACCCAGTACTGCAAATCGCCTATCCAGAGGGTTCGAACTTCTTCGATGGAGGAaggttggtgatgatgatgttgatgatATCCCTGAGCCTGAGCCTGAGCCTGAGcctgaggctgaggctgaggtTGAGGAGCTTGCGAAGCCATGTTCGCTCTGCTCAAACACCACCAGCTCAACACACACCCTCTTCGGTCTATTTTTGTTTTACACTTCTAAAATAAGGAGGCCTTTAATATACCATGTAAAAACTTGTGTAAGATTGCACAAACCCCTTTTGACCTTTTATAGCAGGTTTTccggttttttattttaaaaaattcaaaatacttATTTTATTAATCACAATATTTATTCTAATCTTTTTCATTATCACCTTCATCCTCTAACAAAACCCTAGCTGCCACCTCCTTCATCTCTCCCATGAcctcgtcgccaccaccaccacctccctgGCCTCGCCGTCACACATCCATGGTCGTGCCGCCACCACCTCCTTCTCGCTCTTGACCTCGTTTCCTTCGTTCTCAACCGCACCACCatctcttctctctctttcctccATAAAACCGCGTCGCCGCCATGCTCTTCTGTGTCCAGCGTCGCTGCTACGCTCCTCCTCTGTTACTGTGACCAGCTCCGCCGCCACGCTCCTCGCCGATTCCAGCGCCGATCTTTCTCACGAGGTCCGATCTGTCGTTGTTTGGTTGTGGAGCTTCTCAGATCTGGTTTCCATGCGACGGTCTGCGGTTTGGGTCCCGCAGTGGTTCTGGTGGATTGAGGGGAGCATGGAGGTTTCCTCGATCTGGAGGTTTACGAGATCTGGAAATGAAAAACCCACATTTGTTTTTGCAGAGATTGAAGAaccatgatgaagatgaagacaacGGTGGGACGACTATTAATATAGTTGTGTGGTTCCTTTCTTATATGATTGTCATTGTGGGGTATTGTTGTTTGTGAGGAATCTGAGGAGGAAGAGGGCTTTTTTGTGACATAGGTGTGTGTATGTCAAATGCAGGGTTTGAACTTTCTTGATTTGTTACCGGTGGTCAGTATTTTTTTTCCATTGTATAATGAAGTCATGCCAATTTCTGTTGCATCTGCTTTGATAAATCATCCAGAAAGGAACGACAAGAAGGAATGAAGAAGTTTTGTATGAGGAATGAAGAAGTTGGATGATGAACATGaatttgaggatgaagatgaacttAGATGTGATTAACCTAAATCCTTAATtaactaatttattaataaatatattttttatttttgaattatttttaaaaaacataatttGGAAACCTGCTAAAATGAGTTAAAAGATGCTTGTGCAGTTCTACACAAATTTTTACTTGTGCATATTAAAGATTTCCCTAAAATAAAACTATAGTTTTGGTTTTAAGTAACCACAACTATCGGAAATCTTATTCAATTCGCGTGTAGTGAAAATAGTTGTGAAAACTAAAGATTTTTGTAAAAGTGCGGTGAGAGATGTGAAAGAACAAAGATGACAATGAGTGCTTAAATAAAAAGTCAATTTGGTACTCCCTCGGTTCCAAAATATAGGTAGTTTTAAgttgtgcacattgtttaagagctcgttaattgataaatattttgattgaaaTACCTCTATTTAAAGTGGTGTTATATTAAGGAGAgaaaaatgttattattggttaagtagatagtgagagttgtgataggtaAAAATTGAAGGTGGTATAAGAGAtctaatattaaatgagggtatataaggaaaaaagagaaaaaaagtgcATTGAttttgcaaaacaacttatattttggaatatagtacaaattctaaaacaacttacattttggaacagagggagtagtaTATAGTAGTTTCGTTACTAACTTAGCATATGTTTGTGAGTTAAGTTttggagaggagaaaagagaaataagagATTTATGAGAAGTCATCCCTGAtttgagagttttaagaaagatAGGTTTTAGGAATTTCTTATAGCCCTCCAAAATTCTCCCAAATTTGGTTTTGTGGAATTTTGAGCTTTTAAATAAGGGAATGACTTATCATCTTTTCCCCATATTAAGATCTTTATTTCCAAATGACATATCATATAATATCCCAACCAATGAAATTATGACATGTTAATTAAATGTTTTATGAATGTATGATATTTATAACacttttattatataatttcattggaattcaaaataaaatttcattagCAAAACAATAAATCATACATCATTACCGGACTTCCTGCTAGCATGTTTCACTCCTGACTGCATAAGAAATAAAAACTCAGTACCATCCGAGTTGAGTGTCGACAAAGTAGAATATTCTAACATCTAAACAATTTCACAAGCTTTGGTGGGGGAGCCCATAGGGATGACCCGCCGAATGAAGATTTGGATCCCTCCCTCAAAAACTCTCAAACACATAAGAAAAATACAGAGCAAAATACACtaacccccctcaaggtttgcaagaataacactccaccccattattatctaaaatctacactccactcCATTTTAATGACGAAAAAAATTGTCGCTAATAGttactaattaattaaaatttaaataaacatCCACTCCATCCATCTCACCATTTTTTTACCACAAACGACCAATGACTCAATTTAAAACCAACCGAAATGGCTCTTTAAAGAAGGGTTCGAGAATAGGGTAGGGTCCTGTCTTTCAGATTCAGATAAGAAAAGACTATCTACCGCTTTTAACCCTGTTGTCATAGGCTCGTGCACAGATTTACGTTCTATACCAAGTCTTTGTTCCCTTTAGGGCATGGACCACCGTccctgtaacgccccgatttctcgagggtcactttagtaacttttTTTCAAAACTGTGGGTGAATTTTAGCCAAAATAAAAACCTATTTGAAATATAGCTTAACAATAAAGAAGTAGTAACATGAGAAAATGGACTGAATAATTTCATTCTATTAATAAAAGCTTTAGAAGCGTACAAtgtttttttcaaattaaaacatatgtattaactagtgttcgaccgcccccgagccaacacaacaaggCCTTAGGTTtggttcgaaccctataaacaaactcgGCTCACACCCAAgaacagactcaattatcacacccAATACCCGACTCATAATCCACGTGCCCCCAAGGCCTTATCCCATGCTTGCTTCACATTGTCTCGCATCTTCTGCTCTCCCCGATCCCAGTGCTGAATCATCAGTTACGCGGTCGATGTCCCAAGCCTTGTCGTTGTCCACATCAAGCAGGTGTAGGAccgcatctcgactgatcacaaGCATGCTCGTTGtgtaggcgttaagcgccccaaacaacaaacaacaaacaagcaagggtcaacttctaacacagacatatcataagtagggtatattTCCCTATTaatcacaagttcttccctAAACTAATATTCACAAATAGGGGAAAGATATTTAGCTCTAGATTTCACAAGTGTGGGGAACTAAATCATAGTTCTAAGTTATAGTTAGTCGGTTCTCGTGTATATACTTACAAACACTTTGGATATCCATTCAAccaatccctcatggaaaggaaggatgaacacgactccacgatcggggtcGACTCTCAGCCAACGAATCGCTGTCCCACAGCTCCACGATCGAGGTTAGCTGCTCGCTAACGCACTGTCGTTTCACATTTGTCCTCgttcaggtccatcccctgaacATCGCCACTGACTAGCCCAATCCAAGTCACTAGTCAAGGCCaccaagcccagtccaggtcacttggtcaCAGATTCATGCTATGCAAGTCTGTTATCATCTCTAGGCCTTAAGCCTTTCATATTCATTCCATGAACATCATCTCATATAGAAATATAACTTGAACGCATATCCATAAATAAAGCTAGCATCCTAATCACATAGGCAACAACAACTAGCATTTGTTACATCAACAATCATATATCATCTCTAGCATATATAATTATTGATAATCCTATTATCATCTTCATTATAACATTCCATAGCAAGGCATACATAATCATAAATAATATCTAAGCCGAGACCGAAGTACCCTTACCTTAGAAATTAATCGCTTCGTAAATGCTAAGCTTCAAGACCCTAGCTCCCGCTCCGAAACTCAAGAATCTCCTCAAACTCAAGACAAACACTCAgtaattttcactaaaaactAACTCACTCACCACTAGTATTATTGTGAGCTATGGATGAGAGAAAGTGGAGAGAAATGTTTGGTGTATGGAGAGGGACGTAAATAAGGTGAGGGGAAGAACAATTTTTGGCTGATAGTGAATTGATATCAAAAACTTTACTACATGCTTTGCCTTTTATATAGGCTTCAAAATATAGTAAATTAATAGAACTTCATGGTGAAGAAATCCCAAGATGGATATCCACGACGAAAGAAAGATCATGCGCTGTTGACATAGTTAAATACGTGTAAGATTTTCAAGAAAATAGAAATTGATTCAACACTTGAATTGATGTGTCATGCTTGCCTTCGTCTCTCCAATTTACacgtaagtttataatcttgtCATGCTATCATATTGATACACCTCAAGCTTCTTTCGTTCAAtcctttgttttgtttcctggcacatttttttttcttattctttctttctttttatttcgaGTTTCCCTACTGTTACTAGCCAAGAATTTGGCTTAATGTATATACATTGAAATAGGAATTTAATTATAGATTGATTTtagtagtgtaggatttaactcatagagttatagaaaaaatattaggaagatgaattatcatcctaaaaattatgagagaCTCTAAAATATAATAAAGTATGAATTtagatcactttgagcaaatttaACTGATCAAGAACAAAggattaataatatattattgtattatatatatatatatatatatatatatatatatatatatatatatatatatacatatcatCTTCATCTGTTCATGTTTCTCATAtgttttgatatatatatatatactatctTACTTACATGCGTGACAAAACCTCAAACTtcttatcttttctttttcaatcttttaacttcaatttttttcttttcttttttttttcttccctgTTAAGTAAGAAAATAATACTAATACTAATAATACACTCATTTATATAAATACACAAGGTACAATTAACACATCGATTAACGCTTAATAGCGCTTATTACCATTAAACCAAtaaataattagttaattaatcacataaattattcgggtcttacattactaccccccttaaaatagtttcgccctcgaaactaaGAGTAAGGTCCCACAAACAACTCGGAGTATTGTtctctcattttattttccAGCTCCCACGTGACATCTCTAGTGGTCTGGTTCTATATCACTTTCACAAGAGGAATCCGCTTCCCCTTAACGTTCATTTCATAGTCTAATACCAGCTATAATTCCGATTACCATTCcccaatattaagttgatcaggcttaATATCTATAAGACAGCAATTAGAAAAATCACTGGTGGGGCTAGACAAGTTACCCTCACTAAGTTACCTACAACTAAGACACTCGTCCTAGAATCTTACATAACCCCTCCGCAAGAACACAACCCAAACTGCCTCATGCAGCCACACGACCACCACAAAACTTAAGTCAAACAGGCGTTATGCTCATGCCGGTACACATTGGTCGGCGTCCCGTCCAGGTGATCCAGATGAAACATCAACGACTCAGACACGGGAAAACAACTTTCCGGACACCGAGctcaatggttccatccaccaattcactcgttcagtggttccatccaccacctagtccattcgatggttccatccaccatctgatTTGTCCGACCATGGTTCTATCCACCATATATGatcgttggttccatccaccaatcccgttttttcctgatggttccatccaccatctcggtctgaccaatggttccatccaccattcctgctCAACCGATGGTTCAATCCACCATCCTTCCTTAGCCTATGGTTCCTCCCACCATCTTTGCTAAGTGAAGATAATCAAGAGTGAAACACAACACCACAAAATCAAGGGAAGACACTGACTCAGTCAGCGTGCTTCCCGTCCTTATGACTCAATAATGAGCTTTCAGAACATCCAATCACATAGCACACACATATAGCTAAGCTAAGCTCAAACAAAGATTTGGGTTGCAAGGAAATCTCTTATCGAATATCATCAAGAGGTTACATCCTTGATTTAGGAATCAAAAAAACAAGGGTAGCGACTGCTACGACATAGATAGGTGTAAATACAATTCCACCGAAAGCAAACAAAGCATCAAGCTCAAAATAAAACGGTGACAAGGTCACTAACGACACTAGCCTATTCGTGATCTAGCTCCTTTGAGCTCTCAGCTTTGTCAACGTTCAAGGTGTACACTCGCCCTACTGTTACTGGACACTTTCCTCTTGCAGCGTTCAAGGTTGCTCCTGCTTCAACCTTTGGCGCCTTGCAGTCCCTTGCCACATGTCCTGACTTATTGCATTTAAAGCACACTTTAAGGTCTTCCTTGCAGACATTGGCATAGTGACCCACTTTTCCGCACTTAAAGCAAGTCACGTCCTTCCCATGAGCTTGGTTCCCTTGACCTCCATATGTTGCAGCATCGGGTATATTTTCACCTAAAACTCGACCGTTGCTTTGCTGGTAGTCATAAggcttcttctgaggttgtttCCCCTTACTACGCCCGTCATAATCTTGATGGCTCGGCCTGATCAGCCCCCCACTTTCTTGTCTACTTCTTCGGcgattcttcatcagctccacctctgtggccttctcaacTAAAGCTTGAAACCTTATAATCCCCAACGGCCTCACTGAATCCTCTATGTCTGCTCTCAGCCCGTTCAAAAatcgcttacacatgtagcgttcgTCAACctggttgttgaaaaactggaagtgcttGGCCAGGGACTCCAACTTGGAAGCATATTCCGGTATGGACATGCTCCCCTGACagagagtcagaaactgtgcttcccgctcatcccgagcactgaTGGGGAAGTACTTCTCAAGAAACGCAGCACGGAAAGAATTCCAGTTTACCTCTTCATGGTTTTCCTCCATCATTCCTCcggcgcccctccaccagtactcagcatcccccAACAGCAGATAGGTAGCCAAGctcaccttggctccctcaacagtctgtaaaactccgaaaatcttctcaatctcctggatccagagatccgccttgtccgggtcagtcccacccgtgaacttgggtggatcctgtctcctgaaatcgttcaatcccctgttctgaTCCAGGGCCACTTCCCTTTGACGCTGATGTAGTGCGCGTGCATCCTCTGCAGCACGCCTTTGTGCGTTGTCATTCGCTTGTGCGGTCATTGCTTGGGCCATaatggccatcatctccgctagctGGTTAGTGGTCACCATCCTCTGTTCCTCcaagcaaacagttagtactaatcataagatagcattatACATAACTATTCCATATGATTAAGTACTAACGCAAACAATTAAAGCGAAGATTGCTTTGCAGACAATCaaggttttactctttgcagagtcacacaacttagcacaaaagacctatttcccaaagactcccgaagactcgacaagctctgataccacaatgtaacgccccgatttctcgagggtcactttagtaacttttTTTCAAAACTGTGGGTGAATTTTAGCCAAAATAAAAACCTATTTGAAATATAGCTTAACAATAAAGAAGTAGTAACATGAGAAAATGGACTGAATAATTTCATTCTATTAATAAAAGCTTTAGAAGCGTACAAtgtttttttcaaattaaaacatatttattaactagtgttcgaccgcccccgagccaacacaacaaggCCTTAGGTTtggttcgaaccctataaacaaactcgGCTCACACCCAAgaacagactcaattatcacacccAATACCCGACTCATAATCCACGTGCCCCCAAGGCCTTATCCCATGCTTGCTTCACATTGTCTCGCATCTTCTGCTCTCCCCGATCCCAGTGCTGAATCATCAGTTACGCGGTCGATGTCCCAAGCCTTGTCGTTGTCCACATCAAGCAGGTGTAGGAccgcatctcgactgatcacaaGCATGCtcgttgtctaggcgttaagggccccaaacaacaaacaacaaacaagcaagggtcaacttctaacacagacatatcataagtagggtatattTCCCTATTaatcacaagttcttccctAAACTAATATTCACAAATAGGGGAAAGATATTTAGCTCTAGATTTCACAAGTGTGGGGAACTAAATCATAGTTCTAAGTTATAGTTAGTCGGTTCTCGTGTATATACTTACAAACACTTTGGATATCCATTCAAccaatccctcatggaaaggaaggatgaacacgactccacgatcggggtcGACTCTCAGCCAACGAATCGCTGTCCCACAGCTCCACGATCGGGGTTAGCTGCTCGCTAACGCACTGTCGTTTCACGTTTGTCCTCgttcaggtccatcccctgaacATCGCCACTGACTAGCCCAATCCAAGTCACTAGTCAAGGCCaccaagcccagtccaggtcacttggtcaCAGATTCATGCTATGCAAGTCTGTTATCATCTCTAGGCCTTAAGCCTTTCATATTCATTCCATGAACATCATCTCATATAGAAATATAACTTGAACGCATATCCATAAATAAAGCTAGCATCCTAATCACATAGGCAACAACAACTAGCATTTGTTACATCAACAATCATATATCATCTCTAGCATATATAATTATTGATAATCCTATTATCATCTTCATTATAACATTCCATAGCAAGGCATACATAATCATAAATAATATCTAAGCCGAgaccgaagtgcccttaccttagaAATTAATCGCTTCGTAAATGCTAAGCTTCAAGACCCTAGCTCCCGCTCCGAAACTCAAGAATCTCCTCAAACTCAAGACAAACACTCAgtaattttcactaaaaactAACTCACTCACCACTAGTATTATTGTGAGCTATGGATGAGAGAAAGTGGAGAGAAATGTTTGGTGTATGGAGAGGGACGTAAATAAGATGAGGGGAAGAACAATTTTTGGCTGATAGTGAATTGATATCAAAAACTTTACTACATGCTTTGCCTTTTATATAGGCTTCAAAATATAGTAAATTAATAGAACTTCATGGTGAAGAAATGTTGTGTGGGTCACCAAACAAGTGAGCCCACTACAACttattattaaaagaaaaaaagaagaattaaAGAAAGAATGGGCCGTAGCCCATGTATTGCAATTAAAGGGTTTATACCCTTATTTCCTTGGTCTGCGGCAAATGTCATGTGGTGATGAGAAATTGGATTTCTCTAGAAAGTAGCTAGTCAAGCTACTGTACCGTTGTGAGAAATTAAGAGGAAGAATTCCTTGGGAAAAGAAGGGATTGATTATCCACCACTGAATGTACCGTTAGAATGGTACCGTTAGAAGATATGAgaattctctataaatagagaattGTGAGTCTGCAGCAATTGGACACATGCAAGAGAGAGCCTCGACAGAGAGGATATATACGAGAAAAAAAAGAGCCTcgtgagaaaaagaaagagagagcaGTGACAGGGAGAAGAAGACCAGTTACTTGACAGAAGAGTGGTACATCTAAAGTACTCTAATTTGCTTGAAATTACAGGGTGTGAATCCTGTCGGTGAACTGGTAATATTAGTATATTACTTTTGTGGTTTAGCCTTCTCTATTATATGTGTCAGTACTGTGTTGTTATCCACCTTATTGGTGAAGATTGTAATTGCTATGTTGATCCCTGGTGATTCCAGGAAGACTTGTGGTGTATCCCATTAATTTATTAGTGGAGAATTTTACTGGCTTGGTCCCGTGGGGTTTTTACCTCTTTGAGGGTTTTCCCCACGTTAAAATAATTCTGGTGTCTCTTGCATTTTATCTGTTTTGTTCTGTGTTTAATAAT
This portion of the Lotus japonicus ecotype B-129 chromosome 3, LjGifu_v1.2 genome encodes:
- the LOC130743443 gene encoding polyadenylate-binding protein RBP47B'-like isoform X1, whose product is MASQAPQPQPQPQAQAQAQAQGYHQHHHHQPSSIEEVRTLWIGDLQYWVDENYLTHCFAHTGEVVSIKIIRNKLTGQPEGYGFIEFVSHAAAERVLQSFNGTQMPGTEQTFRLNWASFGIGERRPDLGPEHSIFVGDLAPDVTDYLLQETFRVNYASVRGAKVVNDANTGRSKGYGFVKFSDENERNRAMAEMNGVYCSTRPMRISAATPKKTAATQQHPYAAAAPAPKTIYPIPAYTAPVNTVPPDYDINNTTIFVGNLDLNISEEELKQNFLQFGEIVSVKIQAGKGYGFVQFGARASAEEAIQKMQGRIIGQQVIRISWGRTPTARQDMPGSWAPQMDPSQWNAYYGYGQGYEASYAYGATHDPSLYAYAGYAQYPQQVEGAQDVSATMEQRDKLYDPLAMPDVDKLNAAYLSVHGSAILGKSLWHSTYSSSLQQQA
- the LOC130743443 gene encoding polyadenylate-binding protein RBP47B'-like isoform X2, with the protein product MASQAPQPQPQPQAQAQAQAQGYHQHHHHQPSSIEEVRTLWIGDLQYWVDENYLTHCFAHTGEVVSIKIIRNKLTGQPEGYGFIEFVSHAAAERVLQSFNGTQMPGTEQTFRLNWASFGIGERRPDLGPEHSIFVGDLAPDVTDYLLQETFRVNYASVRGAKVVNDANTGRSKGYGFVKFSDENERNRAMAEMNGVYCSTRPMRISAATPKKTAATQQHPYAAAAPAPKTIYPIPAYTAPVNTVPPDYDINNTTIFVGNLDLNISEEELKQNFLQFGEIVSVKIQAGKGYGFVQFGARASAEEAIQKMQGRIIGQQVIRISWGRTPTARQDMPGSWAPQMDPSQWNAYYGYGQGYEASYAYGATHDPSLYAYAGYAQYPQQE